The Acomys russatus chromosome 18, mAcoRus1.1, whole genome shotgun sequence genome includes a region encoding these proteins:
- the R3hcc1 gene encoding LOW QUALITY PROTEIN: R3H and coiled-coil domain-containing protein 1 (The sequence of the model RefSeq protein was modified relative to this genomic sequence to represent the inferred CDS: inserted 1 base in 1 codon; deleted 3 bases in 3 codons) — translation MRVKQALLSDPTAECLEKHSLQDVSLHALSRALGVCGSEWVGVMAVAGVAFVTGCHDLFYLRQMGWREGITPECRCPLRPETFQPLELEFQCPRTTCTSSSFRMGMDRTLYFCLSSLERGEDMIFLRISIQDKKPPLCGKCDTSSRPHDGAEPAGKKGALRLXGTLSAAATFRAAVALPSVTLALLCLDGVFLSSAENDFVHRVQEELDRFLLQKQLSKVLLFPPVSSRLRYLIHRTAENFDLLSSFSVGEGWKRRTVVCHLDIRVPSSDGPSGPCRPPTSHPSKYRGPRYSSHQGAAAGPRGAPAGRWHRRRKPDQALYVPRVLRKQDEPVAPSIPGLRGEDPADGVSEEPRGTGAGDPEAHQGVPMLVTQGTELLKHPDADCANDSQLELGDTEPSENPSKKEHGVETTTQQRSSPQLAAEEENRNLADQEEEKVEGEEKEKVGEEEEDVGKQEEKADDEEEKTDAQRGKVDAEEDKVDGDEEKMDGEDEDENGDANQDDLSELLQEITANLTEKEIEIERIRLDTSSFAEELPGERDLAHVVEIYDFKPALKTEDLLATFSEFQEKGFKIQWVDDTHAIGIFPCQASAAEALAKDFSMLKIRPLTQGSKQSKLRALQRPKLLQLAKERPQTDSAVARRLVARALGLQHNRKKELPAAPSLLPS, via the exons ATGAGAGTCAAGCAAGCTTTACTCAGTGACCCCACGGCTGAGTGTCTGGAGAAACATTCTCTCCAGGATGTCTCTCTACATGCTTTGTCACGTGCCCTGGGCGTCTGTGGCTCTGAATGGGTCGGAGTCATGGCAGTTGCAGGGGTGGCTTTTGTGACTGGGTGCCATGACCTTTTCTATCTTAGGCagatggggtggagagagg GCATTACACCcgagtgcaggtgcccactgaggccagaaacaTTTcaacccctggagctggagtttcag TGTCCTCGGACAACCTGCACTTCGTCGTCCTTCCGGATGGGCATGGACCGGACGTTgtacttctgcctcagctccttggAAAGGGGGGAAGACATGATCTTCCTCCGAAT CTCTATACAAGACAAGAAACCGCCCCTCTGCGGCAAGTGCGATACCTCCTCCCGGCCGCACGATGGCGCTGAGCCTGCTGGGAAGAAGGGGGCGCTCAGGC CTGGGACCCTGAGCGCGGCGGCAACTTTCCGGGCTGCCGTG GCTCTGCCATCTGTCACCCTGGCCCTTCTATGCTTGGACGGTGTCTTCCTCTCCTCGGCCGAAAATGACTTCGTTCACCGGGTCCAGGAGGAGCTGGATCGCTTTCTACTGCAGAAGCAGCTATCCAA GGTCCTTCTTTTCCCCCCAGTCTCCAGTCGCTTGCGTTACCTGATTCATAGA ACAGCCGAGAATTTTGATCTCTTGAGCAGCTTCTCTGTTGGGGAGGGCTGGAAAAGGAGGACAGTCGTCTGTCACCTGGACATCAG GGTACCCAGTTCAGATGGCCCTTCTGGTCCCTGCcgccctcccacctcccatcccaGCAAGTACCGT GGTCCTCGGTACAGCTCACATCAGGGAGCAGCTGCTGGTCCCCGAGGTGCTCCTGCTGGCCGATGGCATCGAAGACGTAAGCCGGACCAGGCTTTGTATGTGCCCCGGGTGCTACGCAAGCAAGATGAACCAGTGGCA CCCTCCATCCCTGGCCTGAGGGGAGAGGACCCAGCTGATGGAGTTTCAGAAGAGCCAAGAGGGACTGGTGCTGGGGACCCCGAGGCTCATCAGGGGGTTCCCATGTTGGTAACTCAGGGAACAGAGCTCCTGAAGCACCCAGACGCAGACTGTGCAAATGATTCACAGCTGGAGCTGGGTGACACTGAGCCCTCTGAGAATCCTTCTAAGAAGGAACACGGGGTGGAGACAACCACACAGCAGAGGTCCAGCCCACAGCTGGCCGCggaggaggaaaacaggaacCTGGCGgaccaagaggaagaaaaggtagagggggaagagaaagagaaggtgggtgaggaagaagaggatgtgggcaagcaggaagagaaggcagatgatgaggaagagaagactgaTGCGCAGAGAGGCAAGGTGGATGCGGAGGAAGACAAGGTGGATGGAGATGAAGAAAAGATGGATGGGGAAGATGAGGATGAGAATGGTGATGCCAACCAGGACGATCTCAGTGAGCTGTTGCAGGAG ATCACAGCCAACCTGACGGAAAAGGAGATTGAAATAGAGAGGATCCGCCTGGACACATCCTCTTTCGCAGAGGAGCTACCCGGGGAACGGGACTTGGCCCACGTGGTGGAGATCTATGACTTTAAGCCAGCACTCAAGACAGAGGACCTGCTGGCCACCTTCTCGGAGTTCCA GGAGAAGGGGTTCAAGATCCAGTGGGTGGATGACACTCACGCCATCGGCATCTTTCCCTGCCAGGCCTCAG CTGCTGAGGCCCTGGCTAAAGATTTCTCCATGCTCAAGATCCGGCCGCTCACACAAGGAAGCAAGCAGTCCAAGCTCAGAGCCTTGCAGAGGCCAA AGCTCCTGCAGCTAGCAAAGGAGAGACCACAGACAGATTCAGCGGTGGCCCGCAGGCTGGTGGCCCGGGCCCTGGGCCTCCAACACAACAGAAAGAAGGAACTGCCTGCTGCCCCAAGTCTCCTGCCATCTTGA
- the LOC127202144 gene encoding 60S ribosomal protein L26-like yields MKFNPSVTSDRSKNRKRHFNAPSHIRRKIMSSPLSKELRQKYNVRSMPIRKDDEVQVVRGHYKGQQIGKVVQVYRKKYVIYIERLQREKANGTTVHVGIHPSKVVITRLKLDKDRKKILERKAKSR; encoded by the coding sequence ATGAAGTTCAACCCCTCCGTGACTTCTGACCGGAGCAAGAACCGCAAACGCCATTTCAATGCCCCCTCTCACATTCGGAGGAAGATCATGTCTTCCCCCCTTTccaaggagctgaggcagaagtacAACGTCCGGTCCATGCCCATCCGGAAGGACGACGAAGTGCAGGTTGTCCGAGGACACTACAAAGGCCAGCAGATTGGCAAAGTGGTCCaggtatacagaaaaaaatacgTCATCTACATTGAACGACTGCAGCGAGAAAAGGCTAATGGCACAACTGTCCACGTGGGCATCCACCCCAGCAAGGTGGTCATCACCAGGCTAAAGCTGGACAAAGACCGGAAGAAGATcctggaaaggaaagccaagtcCCGATAA
- the Chmp7 gene encoding charged multivesicular body protein 7 produces MWSPEREAQAPTGGDPAGLLPPEWEEDEERMSFLFSAFKRSREVNSTDWDSKMGFWAPLVLSHSRRQGVVRLRLRDLQEAFQRKGSVPLGLATVLQDLLRRGELQRESDFMASVDSSWISWGVGVFLLKPLKWTLSNMLGDNKVPAEEVLVAVELLKEKAEEVYRLYQNSPLSSHPVVALSELSTLCANSCPDERTFYLVLLQLQKEKRVTVLEQNGEKIVKFARGPHAKVSPVNDVDVGVYQLMQSEQLLSRKVESLSQESERCKEEARRACRAGKKQLALRSLKAKQRTEKRIEALHAKLDTVQGILDRIYASQTDQMVFNAYQAGVGALKLSMKDVTVEKAESLVDQIQELCDTQDEVSQTLAGGVTNGLDFDSEELEKELDILLQDTTKEPLDLPDKPHETLYTNSVPKPRILDAELEAELEKLSISEGGLAPSSKSPKRQLEPTL; encoded by the exons ATGTGGTCCCCGGAGCGGGAGGCCCAGGCCCCGACCGGGGGAGACCCGGCGGGCCTCCTGCCGCCCGAgtgggaggaagatgaggagcgcatgtctttcttgttctctgcCTTCAAGAGGAGTCGCGAGGTGAACAGCACCGACTGGGACAGCAAGATGGGCTTCTGGGCGCCGTTGGTGCTGAGCCACAGCCGCCGCCAAGGGGTGGTGCGCCTGCGTCTGCGGGACTTGCAGGAGGCTTTCCAACGCAAGGGCAGTGTCCCCCTGGGGCTGGCCACCGTGCTGCAGGACCTGCTGCG ccGAGGCGAGCTGCAGCGAGAATCAGATTTCATGGCCAGTGTGGACAGCAGCTGGATCTCCTGGGGGGTTGGAGTCTTCCTGCTGAAGCCCCTCAAGTGGACTCTTTCTAACATGCTGGGGGATAACAAAGTTCCAGCCGAGGAGGTACTCGTGGCCGTGGAGCTGCTGAAG GAAAAGGCTGAGGAGGTGTATCGCCTGTACCAGAACTcgcccctctcctcccaccctgtgGTAGCCCTGTCAGAGCTAAGCACGCTGTGCGCCAACTCCTGCCCAGACGAGAGGACCTTCTACCTGGTACTGCTGCAGCTGCAGAAGGAGAAGAGAGTCACAGTCTTGGAACAGAACGGAGAGAAG ATTGTGAAGTTTGCCAGGGGGCCACACGCCAAGGTGTCACCTGTCAACGATGTGGACGTCGGGGTATACCAGCTGATGCAGAGCGAGCAGCTCCTCTCTCGCAAGGTGGAGTCTTTATCCCAAGAATCTGAGAG GTGCAAAGAGGAAGCCCGCCGGGCATGCCGAGCAGGAAAAAAACAACTG GCACTGAGGTCTCTCAAGGCcaagcagaggacagagaagcGCATTGAAGCCCTGCACGCCAAACTGGACACTGTTCAAGGCATCCTGGATCGCATCTATGCCTCCCAGACAGACCAGATG gtttttaatGCCTACCAAGCTGGTGTGGGAGCCCTGAAACTCTCCATGAAGGATGTCACAGTGGAGAAAGCAGAGAGTCTTGTGGATCAGATCCAAGAG CTATGTGACACGCAGGATGAAGTTTCTCAGACCTTGGCTGGTGGGGTAACCAATGGTTTGG ATTTTGAcagtgaggagctggagaaagagTTGGACATCCTCCTTCAGGACACCACCAAAGAACCTTTGGACCTGCCTGACAAACCCCACGAGACGCTTTATACCAACAGTGTGCCTAAGCCTAGGATCTTGGATGCTGAACTTGAAGCTGAACTTGAAAAACTGTCCATATCAGAAGGAG GCCTGGCCCCAAGCAGTAAATCTCCAAAAAGGCAATTGGAGCCGACTCTCTAA